In Akkermansiaceae bacterium, the following are encoded in one genomic region:
- the lipA gene encoding lipoyl synthase — MNCHGPRMNMDPSLHTERKPDWIKVRLPNDPKFWSTKSMVTDLNLVTVCEEAQCPNRWECWSHGTATFMIAGEKCTRACGFCAVKTARPDPLEADEPQRVAEACKRMNLQHVVITAVARDDLRDGGAEHFKFVIEAVRAANPGIIIEVLTPDFNDKDFALELCMSGRPHIFNHNIETVERLTALVRSRAKYQRSLTVLKKAKAIAGGKVVTKSGLMLGLGEKEVEVLQAMDDLRTHDVTVLTLGQYLRPSPRHLPVVDYVKPEKFAEYKQIALAKGFRHVASGPLVRSSYHAADFRPELDLIDDIEKEAAAAQA, encoded by the coding sequence ATGAACTGCCACGGCCCACGGATGAATATGGACCCCTCTCTCCACACCGAGCGCAAGCCCGACTGGATCAAGGTGCGCCTCCCCAACGATCCTAAATTCTGGTCGACCAAATCCATGGTCACTGACTTGAACCTCGTTACCGTCTGTGAGGAAGCCCAGTGCCCGAACCGCTGGGAATGCTGGAGCCACGGCACCGCCACCTTTATGATCGCCGGTGAGAAATGCACCCGTGCTTGCGGATTCTGTGCGGTCAAGACCGCCCGCCCTGACCCGCTGGAAGCCGACGAACCCCAGCGTGTCGCCGAAGCCTGCAAACGCATGAATTTGCAGCATGTGGTGATCACCGCAGTCGCCCGTGACGACCTGCGCGATGGAGGGGCCGAGCACTTCAAGTTCGTCATCGAAGCCGTCCGCGCCGCAAACCCCGGTATCATTATCGAGGTCCTGACACCCGACTTCAACGACAAGGACTTCGCACTCGAGCTCTGCATGAGTGGTCGACCCCATATTTTCAACCACAACATCGAAACGGTCGAGCGCCTGACCGCGCTTGTCCGGAGTCGGGCCAAGTACCAACGCTCACTCACCGTGCTGAAAAAAGCCAAGGCGATCGCCGGGGGTAAAGTGGTGACCAAAAGCGGCCTGATGCTCGGACTCGGTGAGAAAGAGGTAGAGGTTCTCCAGGCGATGGATGACCTGCGCACCCACGATGTCACCGTGCTGACCCTGGGTCAGTACCTCCGTCCATCCCCGCGCCACCTGCCTGTGGTCGATTACGTCAAGCCGGAGAAATTTGCCGAATACAAGCAGATCGCCCTCGCCAAAGGCTTCCGCCACGTCGCCAGTGGTCCACTTGTCCGCAGCTCCTACCACGCCGCTGATTTCCGTCCCGAGCTCGACCTCATCGACGACATTGAAAAAGAAGCCGCCGCCGCACAGGCCTGA
- a CDS encoding DNA alkylation repair protein — protein MTDTPLMKDGLGEAAVERIIDALQAAGAGFSRDSFLRDALSVLENLELKDRVRHIITVMGVHLPASFPETAAILGEIRDHWPETDARDKRQIFAAWPIVDYVAAHGLNHPQIALPLLRYLTPMFSAEFAIRAFLEVHPEQTYSQMLLWCLDSNAHVRRLASEGIRPRLPWGKQLPQYIDNPKPVISLLENLKDDPSDYVRRSVANNLNDVSKDHPDLVIETCRRWQADKVSARQWIIRHATRTMVKDGYRDVFPLLGYTRRPKLDIRHPELSTTHLLLGDALGISTRITSTSTDKQYVVIDYAVHYMKSSGKTASKVFKWKNLRLKPGQSVTLEKSHPFKKITTRRHYPGGHKIEILVNGRHAAETPFELHIP, from the coding sequence ATGACAGATACCCCACTGATGAAAGATGGCCTGGGCGAGGCCGCGGTAGAACGTATCATCGATGCGCTTCAGGCTGCCGGTGCCGGGTTCTCCCGCGATAGCTTTCTCAGGGATGCCCTGTCGGTCCTGGAAAACCTCGAACTCAAGGACCGCGTTCGCCACATCATCACCGTGATGGGTGTCCATCTGCCCGCTTCATTTCCCGAAACAGCAGCTATCCTGGGCGAAATCCGCGACCACTGGCCAGAGACTGACGCCAGGGACAAACGCCAGATCTTCGCCGCCTGGCCAATCGTCGACTACGTCGCTGCCCACGGCCTCAACCACCCACAGATCGCGCTACCGCTGCTGCGCTATCTCACCCCCATGTTTTCCGCCGAGTTTGCCATCAGGGCATTCCTCGAAGTCCATCCGGAGCAAACCTACAGCCAGATGCTGCTCTGGTGCCTGGACAGCAATGCACACGTGCGTAGACTGGCGTCCGAGGGGATTCGACCACGCCTGCCCTGGGGCAAACAACTTCCTCAATACATCGACAACCCAAAACCGGTCATTTCCCTGCTGGAAAACCTCAAGGATGACCCCTCCGACTACGTCAGGCGATCCGTCGCTAACAACCTCAATGATGTCTCCAAAGACCACCCGGATCTTGTCATTGAAACGTGCCGACGCTGGCAGGCCGACAAGGTTTCCGCCCGGCAATGGATCATCCGTCACGCCACCCGCACGATGGTCAAGGACGGATACCGCGATGTTTTCCCGCTGCTGGGCTACACCCGCAGGCCCAAGCTGGACATCCGCCACCCGGAACTCTCCACCACCCACCTTTTGCTTGGTGACGCACTCGGTATTTCCACGCGGATCACGTCGACCTCCACCGACAAACAATACGTGGTCATCGACTACGCCGTGCACTACATGAAATCCAGCGGAAAGACTGCCTCCAAGGTCTTCAAGTGGAAAAACCTCCGTCTCAAGCCCGGACAGTCCGTGACGCTGGAAAAATCCCACCCGTTCAAAAAAATCACCACCCGCCGTCACTACCCGGGCGGACACAAAATCGAGATTCTGGTCAACGGCAGACACGCCGCAGAAACCCCTTTCGAGCTGCACATCCCCTAA
- a CDS encoding TIM barrel protein, translating into MINHSVSRWCFGSTPLDSLCEKCHQLGISALDLLTLDEIPVVQNLGIECSITAAHPDADGIGDIEKGFNNPAYHPALHAIYRKLIPAAANLGVQQVICFSGNREGVSDDLGMAHCAAGLAPLIPLAGQHGVTLVMELLNSKVDHPDYQCDHTAWGVALCQMMDSAHFKLLYDIYHMQIMEGDVIRTIRENHRYISHYHTAGVPGRHEFDERQELNYPAITRAIAATGFDGYIGQEYVPTTDDPFVFLPRALELCSGYPPPRHRYGPGGDSLWPHHQTPCLKNYDEHGRMFHSSCHHKVR; encoded by the coding sequence ATGATCAACCACTCCGTTTCCCGTTGGTGCTTCGGCTCCACCCCGCTTGATTCACTCTGTGAGAAGTGCCACCAGCTAGGCATTTCAGCCCTTGACCTGCTGACACTCGACGAGATACCAGTGGTGCAAAACCTAGGCATCGAGTGCTCGATCACTGCGGCCCATCCCGACGCTGACGGTATCGGGGACATTGAGAAGGGCTTTAACAACCCCGCCTACCACCCTGCGCTGCACGCGATCTACCGAAAACTGATTCCCGCCGCCGCAAATCTCGGCGTGCAACAGGTGATCTGTTTTTCAGGAAACCGGGAAGGTGTCTCCGATGACCTGGGCATGGCCCATTGTGCCGCCGGCCTCGCTCCCTTGATCCCCCTGGCCGGGCAACACGGCGTCACCCTGGTCATGGAGCTGCTCAACTCCAAGGTGGACCACCCCGATTATCAATGTGACCACACCGCCTGGGGAGTCGCCCTTTGCCAAATGATGGACTCCGCTCATTTCAAGCTGCTCTATGACATCTATCACATGCAGATCATGGAGGGCGATGTGATCCGCACAATCCGGGAAAACCACAGGTACATCTCCCACTATCACACCGCGGGTGTACCCGGCAGGCACGAGTTTGATGAACGCCAGGAATTGAATTACCCGGCGATCACCCGCGCCATCGCCGCAACCGGATTTGATGGCTACATCGGCCAGGAATACGTGCCCACCACCGATGATCCCTTCGTGTTCCTCCCCCGCGCACTTGAGCTGTGTTCGGGCTACCCCCCCCCCCGCCACCGTTATGGCCCAGGCGGCGACTCCCTGTGGCCGCATCACCAGACACCGTGCCTCAAAAATTACGACGAACACGGCCGAATGTTCCACAGTTCGTGCCACCATAAAGTACGATGA
- a CDS encoding redoxin family protein — translation MIVLLLVAGPLHAGALDEVPLYRLEHGEPVPFHLKADTTHVAFYYSASWCPPCRKTTPPLVEEYQRMLNQKGMPVEIVLVGSDESEEKMIAYMKKYQMHWPAVVFRSTGLVEKYAANGIPHMVLVERQTGEVVSHGTGPSGVEAVVARMRDFSMVDTGKPFQAGSWLSKYGVLIAVAVCFVVIFFYQKWREKRIFMA, via the coding sequence TTGATCGTTCTCCTTTTGGTTGCAGGCCCACTCCATGCCGGGGCGCTGGATGAGGTGCCGCTGTATCGGCTCGAACACGGGGAGCCTGTGCCGTTTCATCTCAAAGCCGATACCACGCACGTTGCCTTCTATTACTCGGCTTCCTGGTGCCCGCCATGCCGGAAAACGACCCCGCCGCTGGTCGAGGAATACCAGCGCATGCTCAACCAGAAGGGGATGCCGGTGGAAATCGTGTTGGTCGGTAGTGATGAATCAGAGGAGAAAATGATTGCCTACATGAAAAAATACCAGATGCACTGGCCGGCGGTGGTATTCAGATCGACCGGGTTGGTGGAAAAATATGCGGCCAATGGCATTCCGCACATGGTGTTGGTGGAGCGTCAGACTGGAGAAGTGGTATCACACGGCACCGGTCCCTCGGGGGTCGAGGCGGTGGTGGCCCGGATGCGTGATTTTTCCATGGTCGATACCGGAAAACCCTTCCAGGCCGGCAGCTGGCTGAGTAAATACGGTGTCCTGATCGCGGTGGCGGTGTGTTTTGTGGTTATTTTTTTCTACCAGAAATGGAGGGAGAAAAGGATTTTTATGGCGTAA
- a CDS encoding segregation/condensation protein A, producing METTDYKVRLDIFEGPLDLLLYLIKKDEVDIHTISIERITKQYLTYIDTFKMLNIDLASEFIVMAANLMYIKSRTLLPKSVMPPEEDIEEDDPRWELIRQLIEYKKFKDAAGFLSRKETEQENFFAHMPEKTAPPVEDADEPLPDVNIFDLIRAFQNVLKRFEESTDLGDIVDDRFTVSDKIEYLLGAMAPGASIKFTALFLAATSKAEVIVTFLAVLELMKMNQFRIRQDTILGEIEVQRKEVT from the coding sequence GTGGAAACCACCGATTACAAAGTCAGACTCGATATTTTCGAGGGTCCCCTGGATCTGCTCCTTTACCTGATCAAAAAGGACGAGGTAGATATCCATACGATTTCCATTGAGCGGATCACCAAGCAGTATCTCACATACATCGACACCTTCAAGATGCTCAACATCGACCTGGCGTCGGAGTTTATCGTGATGGCGGCCAATCTGATGTATATCAAGAGCCGCACCCTGCTGCCGAAGTCGGTGATGCCTCCCGAGGAGGATATCGAGGAGGATGACCCCCGCTGGGAACTGATCCGCCAGCTGATCGAGTATAAAAAATTCAAAGACGCCGCAGGTTTCCTGTCGCGCAAGGAGACCGAGCAGGAGAATTTCTTTGCCCACATGCCGGAGAAGACGGCTCCCCCTGTCGAGGATGCCGATGAACCGCTGCCGGATGTCAATATTTTCGACCTGATCAGGGCGTTCCAGAATGTGCTGAAACGCTTTGAGGAATCGACGGACCTCGGTGACATTGTCGACGACCGTTTTACGGTTTCGGATAAAATCGAATACCTTCTCGGCGCGATGGCACCTGGGGCCAGTATCAAGTTTACTGCACTCTTTCTGGCGGCCACCTCGAAGGCGGAAGTGATTGTTACATTCCTCGCTGTGTTAGAGCTGATGAAGATGAACCAGTTCCGTATCAGGCAGGATACGATCCTCGGTGAAATCGAGGTGCAGCGCAAGGAGGTGACGTAG
- a CDS encoding U32 family peptidase yields the protein MSGTTDRSPELLSPAGNWDCARAAVANGADAIFFGLPKFNARLRADNFTDDDLPELMEFLHAHGVRGFVTMNTLIFTGEMESAEAQLRLLDQCGVDAIIVQDLGLARLARHVAPNLEIHASTQMTITSPEGLQFADQLYQLDRAVLARELSLQEIGKFKPTESVALEVFVHGALCVAYSGQCLTSESLGQRSANRGECAQACRMPYTLVIDGEERDLEEVRYLLSPQDLAAVDLIPDLVRQGVVSYKIEGRLKSPEYVAAITRVYRKAIDAAVAGKESPITREDRYSMEMTFSRGLSTGWLEGTNHPRLTHGRFGKKRGVYVGEVTACERGWVEVKLATGIPMKAGDGVVFDAGENRDDEQGARIWEVQGNRLLFHREQSGLDWNKIKEGIKDGLKIWKTDDPKLNKALKASWKNARLEPIRDTLNITVAGEAGQAMVLRCGKVSVTSSETLEAAQSRPFTTEFLEQQLGRLGGTAWKLGTVTNELVGAVMMPVSAVNRLRRALVEAMDQEPAQANLGVPPASTQVSLKDLLPTRKTDESHHRELSALCRSMEQVEAALDVGITNIYVDFEDIRRGKEAVALVRQSKGARIHLATPRIQKPGEAGFFKVVERAEPDGVLIRNLGGVAYFKDRADLYKTGDFSLNCANPLTAKILSEEGGLDHLTVSYDLNIRQVLDLLLAAPTDWFELTLHQHMPMFHMEHCVFCSFMSEGTSILDCGKPCEKHHVQMKDRVGQLHTLKADVGCRNTLFNGRAQTGARFYQQMRGTGLRRFRIDLLDEDATATGETLKAYQQLLSGETSGSHLWQDLDVMEKLGVTEGTLEVKS from the coding sequence ATGTCCGGCACCACTGATCGCTCACCTGAACTTCTTTCTCCAGCGGGAAACTGGGATTGTGCCCGCGCGGCGGTGGCCAATGGGGCGGACGCGATTTTTTTTGGCCTGCCGAAATTCAATGCCCGGCTTCGTGCCGACAACTTCACCGATGACGACCTGCCGGAGTTGATGGAGTTCCTCCACGCCCATGGTGTGCGTGGTTTTGTCACCATGAATACGCTGATTTTTACCGGTGAGATGGAGTCGGCCGAGGCGCAGCTACGATTACTCGATCAATGTGGTGTCGATGCCATCATTGTGCAGGATCTTGGCTTGGCGAGGTTGGCGCGGCATGTGGCGCCGAATCTTGAGATCCACGCGTCCACCCAGATGACGATTACTTCGCCCGAAGGATTGCAGTTTGCGGATCAGCTCTATCAGCTCGACCGCGCCGTGCTCGCACGGGAGCTTTCACTGCAGGAAATCGGGAAATTCAAACCGACCGAGAGTGTGGCCCTGGAGGTGTTTGTGCACGGGGCACTTTGTGTCGCCTACTCAGGTCAGTGTCTAACAAGTGAGAGTCTCGGGCAAAGGTCGGCCAACCGGGGCGAGTGCGCGCAGGCGTGCAGGATGCCTTATACGCTGGTAATCGATGGTGAAGAGCGTGACCTGGAGGAGGTGCGTTATCTGCTCAGTCCCCAGGATCTCGCCGCAGTCGATTTGATTCCTGATCTTGTCAGGCAGGGGGTTGTTTCCTATAAAATCGAGGGTCGATTGAAGTCGCCAGAATACGTGGCTGCCATTACCAGGGTGTATCGCAAGGCGATTGATGCCGCTGTGGCCGGGAAGGAAAGCCCCATTACCAGGGAGGACCGCTACAGCATGGAGATGACCTTTTCCCGTGGGCTCTCGACCGGCTGGCTGGAAGGGACCAACCACCCGCGCCTGACGCATGGTAGGTTTGGTAAAAAACGGGGCGTCTACGTCGGCGAGGTCACTGCTTGTGAGCGCGGCTGGGTGGAAGTGAAACTAGCGACCGGGATTCCCATGAAAGCGGGTGATGGGGTTGTATTTGATGCCGGCGAGAACCGCGATGATGAGCAGGGTGCCCGGATCTGGGAGGTGCAGGGAAACCGGCTCCTGTTTCACCGCGAGCAGAGTGGACTCGATTGGAATAAAATCAAAGAGGGGATCAAAGACGGGTTGAAAATCTGGAAGACAGACGATCCCAAACTCAACAAGGCCCTTAAGGCAAGCTGGAAAAACGCCAGGCTCGAACCCATCCGGGACACCCTCAATATCACCGTGGCAGGCGAGGCCGGGCAAGCCATGGTCCTTCGTTGTGGCAAGGTGTCAGTAACCTCTTCTGAAACGCTCGAGGCGGCCCAGAGCCGACCATTTACCACGGAGTTTCTTGAACAACAGTTAGGTCGCTTAGGTGGCACGGCGTGGAAACTGGGTACGGTCACCAACGAACTCGTCGGTGCTGTGATGATGCCGGTTTCGGCGGTGAACCGACTCCGCCGGGCACTCGTCGAGGCCATGGACCAAGAGCCCGCTCAAGCGAACCTGGGTGTCCCGCCCGCATCAACCCAAGTCAGTCTCAAAGACCTCCTGCCGACCCGGAAAACAGACGAGTCACACCATCGTGAGCTCTCTGCCTTATGCCGGTCGATGGAGCAGGTTGAGGCCGCGCTCGATGTCGGCATTACTAACATCTATGTCGACTTCGAAGATATCCGCCGAGGCAAGGAGGCGGTGGCATTGGTCAGGCAGTCCAAGGGTGCCCGCATTCACCTCGCCACCCCGCGGATACAGAAACCGGGTGAAGCCGGTTTTTTTAAAGTCGTCGAGCGCGCCGAGCCCGATGGGGTGCTGATCCGTAACCTGGGTGGGGTCGCTTACTTTAAAGATCGGGCCGACCTGTACAAAACCGGTGATTTTTCCCTGAATTGTGCCAACCCGCTGACGGCGAAGATCCTTAGCGAGGAAGGTGGGCTGGATCATCTGACGGTTTCCTATGATTTGAATATCCGGCAGGTTCTCGACCTTCTGTTAGCTGCGCCGACCGATTGGTTTGAGCTGACACTTCACCAGCACATGCCGATGTTTCATATGGAGCACTGTGTGTTTTGCTCCTTTATGAGTGAGGGGACGAGTATCCTGGATTGTGGTAAGCCGTGTGAAAAACATCACGTGCAGATGAAGGATCGCGTAGGGCAGCTGCACACCCTGAAGGCGGATGTGGGCTGTCGGAACACCCTGTTTAATGGTCGGGCCCAGACAGGTGCCCGCTTTTACCAACAAATGCGTGGCACCGGCTTGAGGAGGTTCCGCATTGACCTTCTCGATGAAGATGCAACGGCAACGGGTGAAACGCTGAAAGCCTATCAGCAACTTCTATCAGGCGAAACCTCCGGCAGCCACCTCTGGCAGGATCTGGATGTGATGGAAAAACTCGGCGTTACCGAAGGGACGTTGGAAGTGAAGTCATGA